The following coding sequences are from one Archocentrus centrarchus isolate MPI-CPG fArcCen1 chromosome 4, fArcCen1, whole genome shotgun sequence window:
- the tax1bp3 gene encoding tax1-binding protein 3 produces the protein MSFVPGQPVTAVVQRIEIQKLRQGENLILGFSIGGGIDQDPGQNPFSEDKSDKGIYVTRISPGGPAELAGLRIGDKIMQVNGWDMTMVTHDDARKKLTKKKEDVVRVLVTRKSLEEAVKHSKGTHPKHECGGSTSMHRLMQ, from the exons ATGTCTTTCGTCCCAGGTCAGCCGGTCACTGCTGTTGTG CAACGAATTGAAATTCAGAAGCTGCGGCAAGGAGAGAATCTGATCCTTGGCTTCAGCATCGGAGGAGGGATAGACCAGGACCCTGGGCAGAATCCCTTCTCTGAGGACAAGTCTGACAAA GGCATTTATGTGACCAGGATATCACCAGGAGGACCAGCAGAATTGGCTGGCTTGAGGATAGGAGACAAAATAATGCAG GTGAACGGTTGGGACATGACCATGGTGACTCATGATGATGCCCGTAAAAAACTaacaaagaagaaagaggaTGTGGTGCGAGTACTAGTAACAAGGAAGTCGTTGGAGGAGGCTGTCAAACACTCTAAGGGCACTCATCCCAAACACGAATGTGGTGGTTCTACTTCTATGCACAGACTAATGCAATAG
- the hsh2d gene encoding hematopoietic SH2 domain-containing protein homolog, whose protein sequence is MEGSQSFKGQNDPYTWFTESQLQYVIKNGVVPEWFHGIISRKTAEELLVSKPPGYFLIRVSESRIGYTLSYRAEDRCRHFMIDALKDGYYIIVGENRYHRFLQDLVDFHRRTPIMPYSQVLTIPCGQASNDRTDYAELLFPSRGPGSRTSLPPNNSQLPSISQPGLQEDIPPALPYRPNNLGNSPPLSKKSQSDRLYPSLEDEFQDRTTPPTAPPAPMTRKRYMADNPPSNQPPEVPSRNCVALKQIQATRTVSAPESLPTLTGSEQPPCTNIPHVKNQEAKLSAVINLKNFKKKFHKKREPLQDNSYSEINTETTNRGENAEHEYQEITGQQTFCEPPLSSTCTHPRLTDEVLPLEYMPPPPFAPGF, encoded by the exons ATGGAGGGAAGTCAGTCGTTTAAAGGGCAAAATGATCCTTACACCTGGTTCACAGAGTCTCAGCTCCAGTATGTCATCAAGAACGGTGTAGTCCCAGAGTGGTTTCACGGGATCATTTCCAGAAA GACAGCAGAGGAACTGCTCGTGTCTAAGCCTCCGGGTTACTTCCTCATCAGAGTGAGCGAGAGCAGGATCGGCTACACTCTCTCGTACCG TGCCGAGGACCGATGCAGACATTTCATGATTGATGCACTCAAGGATGGCTATTACATTATAGTGGGGGAGAACAGGTATCACCGGTTTCTGCAGGACCTGGTTGACTTTCATCGAAGGACTCCCATCATGCCTTACTCTCAGGTGTTGACTATTCCTTGTGGACAG GCCTCAAATGACAGGACTGACTATGCAGAACTACTGTTTCCCTCAAGAGGCCCAGGctccaggaccagtttgccaccAAACAACTCCCAGCTTCCTAGTATAAGTCAGCCAGGATTGCAAGAGGATATCCCACCCGCCCTTCCTTACCGCCCAAATAATCTGGGGAACTCACCACCTTTGtcaaaaaaaagtcaatcagataGGCTTTACCCATCTTTAGAAGATGAGTTCCAAGACAGAACCACCCCACCTACAGCACCG CCTGCACCAATGACGAGGAAGAGATATATGGCCGACAACCCTCCATCCAACCAACCACCTGAAGTCCCTTCTCGAAACTGCGTGGCTCTAAAGCAGATTCAGGCTACCAGAACGGTCTCTGCACCTGAGAGCCTGCCCACTCTCACGGGCTCTGAACAACCACCCTGTACCAACATCCCGCATGTGAAGAACCAGGAAGCAAAGTTGTCAGCCGTCATCAACCTAAAGAACTTCAAGAAGAAATTCCACAAGAAGAGGGAACCTCTGCAGGATAATTCATATTCAGAGATTAACACGGAGACAACTAACAGGGGTGAAAATGCTGAGCACGAGTACCAGGAGATCACAGGGCAGCAGACCTTTTGTGAGCCACCACTTTCCTCCACCTGCACTCATCCAAGGCTGACTGATGAAGTGTTACCCTTAGAGTACATGCCACCACCACCTTTTGCCCCAGGCTTCTGA